A part of Hemicordylus capensis ecotype Gifberg chromosome 16, rHemCap1.1.pri, whole genome shotgun sequence genomic DNA contains:
- the CCNL2 gene encoding cyclin-L2 isoform X2, producing MNDSLRTDVFVRYHPESIACACIYLAARTLEIPLPNHPHWFLLFGATEAEIQEICIKILQLYTRKKVDLAILEGRVEKKKLAIEEAKAHAKGLITDGTPNLDTVSGFSPVPKTESPKETKGTKPSPLAVQAVKNARRKMEGVKRVKSSSPINGVQKGRESRSRSGSRDQSYSRSPSRSPSPKQRKSESYSPSSGSKSHSRSRSRSDSPPRQFNHAGAGYKASKMRSYKKAKGYKYASPKPRKSRSRSSSRSRSRSRERADHSGKYKKKSHYYRDQRPERPHSYERPGPRYERDHPGHSRHRR from the exons ATGAACGACAGCCTGCGGACAGATGTCTTTGTCAGGTACCACCCTGAGAGCATCGCCTGCGCCTGTATCTACCTTGCTGCTAGGACCCTGGAG ATCCCTCTTCCAAATCACCCCCACTGGTTTCTACTCTTTGGGGCAACAGAAGCGGAAATCCAGGAGATCTGCATTAAAATCTTGCAACTGTATACTCGGAAAAAG GTTGACCTGGCAATCCTCGAAGGCCGGGTGGAGAAGAAGAAACTGGCTATCGAAGAGGCAAAAGCACACGCCAAGGGACTCATCACAGACGGGACGCCCAACTTGGACACTGTCTCGGGGTTTTCTCCGGTCCCCAAAACTG AATCTCCAAAAGAAACTAAAGGCACCAAGCCTTCTCCCCTCGCCGTGCAGGCGGTGAAGAACGCCCGGCGGAAGATGGAAGGGGTAAAGCGGGTGAAATCCAGCAGTCCCATCAACGG TGTccagaaaggcagagagagcaggaGTCGGAGCGGCAGCCGAGACCAGAGTTATTCCAGGTCCCCCTCCCGGTCGCCGTCTCCAAAACAGAG GAAGAGCGAGAGCTACTCCCCGTCGAGCGGCTCGAAGTCGCACAGCCGTTCGCGGAGCCGCAGCGACTCCCCGCCGCGCCAGTTCAACCACGCCGGCGCCGGCTACAAAGCCTCCAAGATGCGGAGCTACAAGAAGGCCAAGGGCTACAAGTACGCCTCCCCCAAGCCGCGGAAATCCCGGAGCCGGAGCTCCTCCCGCTCCCGGAGCCGTTCGCGGGAGCGCGCGGACCACTCGGGGAAGTACAAGAAGAAGAGCCACTACTACAGGGATCAGAGGCCCGAGCGGCCGCACTCCTACGAAAGGCCCGGCCCCCGCTACGAGAGAGACCACCCCGGCCACAGCCGGCATCGGAGGTGA
- the CCNL2 gene encoding cyclin-L2 isoform X1 yields MGARRFAPANQWEGEAGARRKRRGRSEGGGRWCVRRRRPEKMAAAAAAAALMAAAVGGGPLAAAVAGSGGPGSSSSSSGGACPAAPAPPPPPGAVRIGDRLYSGVLITLENCLLSDEALRFTPSMGSGLDAETEAQLRVTGCELIQAAGILLRLPQVAMATGQVLFQRFFYTKSFVKHSMEHVSMACIHLASKIEEAPRRIRDVINVFHRLRYLREKKKPVPLILDQDYVNLKNQIIKAERRVLKELGFCVHVKHPHKIIVMYLQVLECERNQHLVQTSWNYMNDSLRTDVFVRYHPESIACACIYLAARTLEIPLPNHPHWFLLFGATEAEIQEICIKILQLYTRKKVDLAILEGRVEKKKLAIEEAKAHAKGLITDGTPNLDTVSGFSPVPKTESPKETKGTKPSPLAVQAVKNARRKMEGVKRVKSSSPINGVQKGRESRSRSGSRDQSYSRSPSRSPSPKQRKSESYSPSSGSKSHSRSRSRSDSPPRQFNHAGAGYKASKMRSYKKAKGYKYASPKPRKSRSRSSSRSRSRSRERADHSGKYKKKSHYYRDQRPERPHSYERPGPRYERDHPGHSRHRR; encoded by the exons ATGGGAGCGCGCCGCTTCGCGCCGGCCAACCAATGGGAGGGCGAGGCTGGCGCCCGGCGGAAGCGGAGGGGGCGGAGCGAGGGCGGCGGTCGGTGGTGTGTGAGGCGACGTCGTCCGGAGaagatggcggcggcagcagcggcggcggcgctaATGGCGGCTGCGGTCGGAGGAGGCCccttggcggcggcagtggcgggctCCGGGGGCCCGGGCTCGTCGTCCTCGTCCTCCGGCGGCGCCTGCCCGGCGGCCCCCGCGCCTCCCCCGCCGCCCGGTGCGGTCCGCATCGGCGACCGCCTCTACTCGGGGGTGCTGATCACGCTGGAGAACTGCCTGCTCTCCGACGAGGCGCTGCGCTTCACCCCGTCCATGGGCAGCGGCCTGGACGCCGAGACCGAGGCCCAGCTGCGCGTCACCGGCTGCGAGCTCATCCAGGCCGCCGGCATCCTGCTGCGGCTGCCTCAG gtGGCCATGGCTAcagggcaggtgctcttccagcGTTTCTTCTATACAAAATCGTTTGTGAAACATTCCATGGAG CATGTGTCGATGGCCTGCATTCATCTGGCATCCAAGATTGAAGAAGCACCACGGCGTATACGGGATGTAATTAACGTATTCCACAGGCTTCGGTATCTGAGAGAGAAAAA AAAGCCTGTCCCTCTAATATTGGATCAAGATTATGTTAACTTGAAGAACCAAATCATAAAGGCCGAAAGGAGAGTGCTGAAGGAGCTCGGGTTCTGTGTCCACGTGAAGCATCCTCACAAG ATAATCGTTATGTACCTTCAGGTATTAGAATGTGAACGTAACCAGCACCTGGTCCAGACCTCATG GAACTACATGAACGACAGCCTGCGGACAGATGTCTTTGTCAGGTACCACCCTGAGAGCATCGCCTGCGCCTGTATCTACCTTGCTGCTAGGACCCTGGAG ATCCCTCTTCCAAATCACCCCCACTGGTTTCTACTCTTTGGGGCAACAGAAGCGGAAATCCAGGAGATCTGCATTAAAATCTTGCAACTGTATACTCGGAAAAAG GTTGACCTGGCAATCCTCGAAGGCCGGGTGGAGAAGAAGAAACTGGCTATCGAAGAGGCAAAAGCACACGCCAAGGGACTCATCACAGACGGGACGCCCAACTTGGACACTGTCTCGGGGTTTTCTCCGGTCCCCAAAACTG AATCTCCAAAAGAAACTAAAGGCACCAAGCCTTCTCCCCTCGCCGTGCAGGCGGTGAAGAACGCCCGGCGGAAGATGGAAGGGGTAAAGCGGGTGAAATCCAGCAGTCCCATCAACGG TGTccagaaaggcagagagagcaggaGTCGGAGCGGCAGCCGAGACCAGAGTTATTCCAGGTCCCCCTCCCGGTCGCCGTCTCCAAAACAGAG GAAGAGCGAGAGCTACTCCCCGTCGAGCGGCTCGAAGTCGCACAGCCGTTCGCGGAGCCGCAGCGACTCCCCGCCGCGCCAGTTCAACCACGCCGGCGCCGGCTACAAAGCCTCCAAGATGCGGAGCTACAAGAAGGCCAAGGGCTACAAGTACGCCTCCCCCAAGCCGCGGAAATCCCGGAGCCGGAGCTCCTCCCGCTCCCGGAGCCGTTCGCGGGAGCGCGCGGACCACTCGGGGAAGTACAAGAAGAAGAGCCACTACTACAGGGATCAGAGGCCCGAGCGGCCGCACTCCTACGAAAGGCCCGGCCCCCGCTACGAGAGAGACCACCCCGGCCACAGCCGGCATCGGAGGTGA